Sequence from the Exiguobacterium aurantiacum genome:
TCAAACCGGCCGTATATTCGGTGACCGCGTGTGACAATTCATGCGCGACGACGTCAAGGGCGCCAGAGAGGTATGTGAACGTTTGCCCGTCCCCATCACCATACACCATCTTGCTGCCGTCCCAGAACGCGTTGTTATAGCTACGGCTATAGTGGACCGTCGAGTTGAGGGCCGCGCCGTTGTTATCGTAACTGTTGCGTCCATAAGTATTCTTGAAGAAGTCGTACGTCTTCGTCGCGTTGACATGGGCGCTGACCGCAGCCCGGTCGTATGTCGTATTCAACACGTTATCGACATCGGCCCAAAGTGAACCTGGAAGCGTCGTCCGGTTTTTCGCATCATATGTGTAGATGCCTTTGCCACGTGTCGAGTCTTGGAGATAGTAATATGAACCGCTCTTCGTCGTCTTGAACGTTTGGCTCTGACCAAGGACGTCGATTCCCGTGCCCGTATACGTCGTACCTGTGACACCGTTCGTCGGTTTGGCGTGTGCCAATTGGTTGTACTTGTTCAATACGTTCCCACTTGCCGCATCGATGAAGTACGTCCAGCGTGACGGCTCATCCGCATCAAGAATCGTTCCGGTCACTTCATACGCATAGACTGCTTCTTCCCCGTTCGGATAGACGACAAGTTCCGCTGCCGGCTCAAGCTCGTATGCACCTTTGTGGCCGACAAGCTCTTTATAACGAGCGACCGCTTTTTGTTCATTCAGTTTGATTGATTTATGTAATCCTTTGAGTTGTTTCGTGTCATCGACGACCGTTTTCAATTGGCCATCATTATCGACGACACCGACGACGATCCCACCGAAGACCGGTACACCGTCAACCGTCTGTTGTAATTTGACGACTTGTCCGACTTTGTCACGCTTCGATTCGAGCGTTTTGAATTCGCCTTTCGCTTTCGCATACTCTTTGACGATTGTCGTCGGAGCCTCATTCGATGGTTTCGTCAACGTGCCCGACTTGAGTTCCGCCGCGCCGACGAGTTGTGGCACGAGCAAGACACCTGCGATGAGTGATGTCGATAAAACTTTTTTCATATGTGTTTCCCTCCTTATGTGGTGTCTCCTACTTTACATAGTTTCCCACATTTAAGGTATCCAACTTTTTAATTATTTTGACAATTCAAATTATTAAGACATTTGGACTAGCTCAGCGTCTTGATTAGTCGAATCAGCCATAATAAAAAAAGCGTCACCGTGGAAGGTGACGCCGATGATCAATAGACATCTTTTTGAGTGAAGTGGTAGAACGCATACGCGAGCGCGGCGAGCGACCAGACGAATATGACGATGAGCGAGAACGGCAACGTCATCCCATCAATCGGTGGGGCCTGGCCTTCAAGATAGGTATGAAGACCGAAGTTGACGTTGACCAAATATTTCGAGCTGTCCCAATTCGACCCGAGCGATGTGAGCAACGGTCCTGAAATGAGGACGGCCATCATAATCCCAATCCCGGTCGCCGTGTTCTTGACGATGACCGAGATCATGAGCGCAATCGTCCCAACGGCAGCGACGACGAACCAGGATAAGCCGACCGACATGAGCAAGTATTGCCACATCGGCAGCGTATGGACGAAGTCGGTCGAGAACGTCCCCGTCGACGAGGCTTGGAAACCTGTCAAGATCGGGGCGGTCCATCCGTCCCAGCCGAGCACAATGCCGGAGATGGCATAACTGACGAACGCCGTGATAAAGATGAGAATCGACGTATATAAGAGCGTCGTCATCCATTTGGCGAGCAAGATTTTAAAGCGCCGGACCGGACGGGACAACAGTGTCTTGATTGTACCGTCATTATGCTCCCCGCTGACGATATCGGCCATCAGGACGATGATAAAGAGTGGGAGCACGAGCGTCGTCCCTTGCGAGAAGAAGACACGCATGAACGTCGGCGCCCCAGGATAGTTCGGGTTGATATCATTATCTAAGTAATATTGATTCTGTTGGACCTGGAACTCCAAAATTTGACGGAACTCGTCTTGAACGTTCGCCGAGGCGAGCCGGTTTTGCGTATCGACGATTTCTTGCTGTAAATCGACACGCCAGTCGATCGTCCCTTGTTCTTCCCGTTGTTTCTCGATTTGCCGGTAGTTGGCATATGTGAACATCGAGACGAGTACGATGAGAATGGTCGACACGACGAGAAGCCGACGTTTCTTATGAATCTTTAAGACTTCGTTCCGAATGAGGCCAAGGATTGACGGATTAGACAATATGGTCACCCCCGGTCAATGAGATAAACAATTCTTCGAGCGTCTGGACGCGTCGTTCGAGACCGAACACCTCGACACCTCGATCGAGCAAGTAGCGATTCAAGCGGGCCGTATCATCTAGATTCATCGAGACCCGAATCGTCCGTTCATCGACGACGTCGGCGTGGTCGATCGACTCGAATCCGCGGATAATCGGCAAGACTTCAAAACTGTCGGCCACGTGGACATCGACCGTCGACGCCAATTCATGAATCAATTCGTCGACCGTTCCGACTTTGACGATTTTCCCGCGCGACATGATGGCGACGCGGTCCGCGAGCAGTTCAATCTCGGCCAAGATGTGGCTCGAGACGAGGACGCTCAGTCCAGTCTCTTCGACGAGACGGCGGATGAAGAGGCGAAGGTCACGAATCCCCATCGGGTCGAGCCCGTTCGTCGGCTCATCGAGAATCAAGACACGGGGATTGTTCAACATGGCCTGGGCGATGCCGAGACGTTGCCGCATCCCGAGCGAGTACGTCTTCACTTTATCATCGATTCGTGCCGTCAAATCGACGAGATCGATCACTTCTTGAATCCGGGCCTCATCGACACCGGGCAACATCCGCGCGAAGGCGTTCAAGTTCTCACGCCCGCTCATGAACTTGTACAGTTCCGGATTCTCAACGATGGCGCCGATTTGATTCATCGCCTGAACGAATTGACGTTCGACGCTGAACCCACAAATCGAGACGGTCCCGTTCGTCGGCTTAATCAATCCGACAATCATCCGAATCGTCGTCGTTTTACCGGCCCCGTTCGGACCTAAGAAGCCGAACACTTCGCCGGGGAACACATCGAACGAGATGTCATCGATGATCGTTTTCTTACCGATTACTTTTGTCAAATGGTCTATTTTCAATGTTGGTTGCATCATCTCACCTCTCCTACATTCTATCGGACTCGAACCCATCTGTCCTATTCGAACATTCACATAGGGCAGGTTCAAACTTATTTGATATGATAGTCTCATAGAAAGTGAGGTCATCACATGAAAAATGGGAAATGGTATACGTTTTTAATTGGCTCTGTCTTCTTG
This genomic interval carries:
- a CDS encoding M4 family metallopeptidase; amino-acid sequence: MKKVLSTSLIAGVLLVPQLVGAAELKSGTLTKPSNEAPTTIVKEYAKAKGEFKTLESKRDKVGQVVKLQQTVDGVPVFGGIVVGVVDNDGQLKTVVDDTKQLKGLHKSIKLNEQKAVARYKELVGHKGAYELEPAAELVVYPNGEEAVYAYEVTGTILDADEPSRWTYFIDAASGNVLNKYNQLAHAKPTNGVTGTTYTGTGIDVLGQSQTFKTTKSGSYYYLQDSTRGKGIYTYDAKNRTTLPGSLWADVDNVLNTTYDRAAVSAHVNATKTYDFFKNTYGRNSYDNNGAALNSTVHYSRSYNNAFWDGSKMVYGDGDGQTFTYLSGALDVVAHELSHAVTEYTAGLIYQNESGAINEAVSDIFGTVAEYSVGSNFDWLVGEDIYTPGVAGDGLRSMSNPAAYGDPDHYSVRYTGTQDNGGVHINSGIVNKAAYLLAAGGSHYGVSVQGIGVMEMGDIYYRALTVYLTPTSNFSSLRQAVVQSAKDLHGATSTQAVAAAKSFDAVGIY
- a CDS encoding ABC transporter permease — protein: MSNPSILGLIRNEVLKIHKKRRLLVVSTILIVLVSMFTYANYRQIEKQREEQGTIDWRVDLQQEIVDTQNRLASANVQDEFRQILEFQVQQNQYYLDNDINPNYPGAPTFMRVFFSQGTTLVLPLFIIVLMADIVSGEHNDGTIKTLLSRPVRRFKILLAKWMTTLLYTSILIFITAFVSYAISGIVLGWDGWTAPILTGFQASSTGTFSTDFVHTLPMWQYLLMSVGLSWFVVAAVGTIALMISVIVKNTATGIGIMMAVLISGPLLTSLGSNWDSSKYLVNVNFGLHTYLEGQAPPIDGMTLPFSLIVIFVWSLAALAYAFYHFTQKDVY
- a CDS encoding ABC transporter ATP-binding protein → MQPTLKIDHLTKVIGKKTIIDDISFDVFPGEVFGFLGPNGAGKTTTIRMIVGLIKPTNGTVSICGFSVERQFVQAMNQIGAIVENPELYKFMSGRENLNAFARMLPGVDEARIQEVIDLVDLTARIDDKVKTYSLGMRQRLGIAQAMLNNPRVLILDEPTNGLDPMGIRDLRLFIRRLVEETGLSVLVSSHILAEIELLADRVAIMSRGKIVKVGTVDELIHELASTVDVHVADSFEVLPIIRGFESIDHADVVDERTIRVSMNLDDTARLNRYLLDRGVEVFGLERRVQTLEELFISLTGGDHIV